The following are from one region of the Methanoculleus caldifontis genome:
- a CDS encoding type II secretion system F family protein has product MTLSVRARARRLVHRLAERDPVRYRGLHEDLVAANLGVTLDRYLLRMFLTSGLFGLFCALAAFLAMRFSLLPRVNIGVYNVFSLHLPAFIQAEPAIGALQAAMCVSVFGVAAYAAGVFFLRYPSLVKKNRETRINLLLHHAVAYMYAMRQGGAEMMAVFRAIGESSAVYGEASHEFRRVVRDADYFGYDVITALRHLQETTPSEKLREFVQDLVSVVESGGDMLAFLETRVRTYQEEARFEQKTFLSTLQLVAEAYVTLFVAGPLFIIIVMVVMGFMSSTPILQLSVVIYLLVPVGSLFFILFLDTISIKSEGIERYTEARWLREFDDVRVEERTGDEPFVRQLARYDRIRSLRTFLRHPLRAFLVEPNRTFYVTVPVALVYVLLAFLATPRYTDIEVLIDVLDDHLIVALLIVLAPFGIFHRSWQKKVMGLEAAIPEFLNRLSGINQVGLTLAQAITIVVKADLGILTYEIRKVKRDIEWGASVQDALVRFEERIRTPTIARAVTLITTASRMTGNIGEVLNIAARDAAMSETLKRERQGEMFIYVAIVYLVFTVFIFVVAVIQSQFLTVLAGVDAPAAAGISGSFTFGNAPIATFERLLFHACLIQALFSGLIAGEMGEGSLRAGVKHAAAMVGIAFVIFTIFL; this is encoded by the coding sequence GTGACGCTGTCCGTCCGCGCGCGGGCCCGCCGCCTCGTCCACCGCCTGGCGGAGCGCGACCCCGTCCGCTACCGGGGCCTCCACGAAGACCTCGTTGCGGCGAACCTCGGGGTCACCCTCGACCGCTACCTCCTGCGGATGTTCCTGACTTCCGGGCTCTTCGGTCTCTTCTGCGCCCTTGCAGCCTTCCTCGCGATGCGCTTCTCGCTTCTCCCGCGTGTGAACATCGGTGTATACAACGTCTTCTCCCTTCACCTTCCGGCGTTCATCCAGGCGGAGCCCGCGATCGGGGCCCTTCAGGCCGCCATGTGCGTATCCGTCTTCGGGGTTGCCGCCTATGCGGCCGGCGTCTTCTTCCTGCGCTACCCGTCCCTGGTGAAGAAGAACCGGGAGACCCGGATCAACCTGCTGCTCCATCACGCCGTCGCCTACATGTACGCCATGCGCCAGGGGGGAGCGGAGATGATGGCGGTCTTCCGGGCGATCGGCGAGAGCTCGGCGGTCTACGGCGAAGCCTCCCACGAGTTCCGCCGGGTCGTCCGGGACGCCGACTACTTCGGCTACGACGTGATCACGGCCCTCCGGCACCTGCAGGAGACGACTCCGTCGGAGAAACTCCGGGAGTTCGTCCAGGACCTCGTCTCCGTGGTCGAGAGCGGGGGGGATATGCTCGCTTTTCTCGAGACCCGGGTGCGCACCTACCAGGAGGAGGCCCGGTTCGAGCAGAAGACTTTCCTCTCGACGCTTCAACTGGTCGCCGAGGCCTACGTGACGCTCTTCGTCGCCGGCCCGCTCTTCATCATCATCGTCATGGTCGTCATGGGCTTCATGAGCAGTACGCCCATCCTGCAGCTCTCGGTCGTCATCTACCTCCTGGTCCCGGTCGGCTCGCTCTTCTTCATCCTCTTCCTCGACACGATCTCCATCAAGAGCGAAGGAATCGAGCGGTACACCGAAGCCCGATGGCTCCGCGAGTTCGACGACGTCCGGGTCGAAGAGCGGACCGGCGACGAACCGTTCGTCCGGCAGCTTGCCCGCTACGACCGGATCCGCAGCCTCCGGACCTTCCTGCGCCATCCCCTCCGGGCGTTCCTGGTCGAGCCGAACAGAACGTTCTACGTGACGGTCCCGGTCGCGCTCGTATACGTTCTCCTCGCCTTCCTCGCAACCCCGCGCTATACGGACATCGAGGTGCTGATCGACGTCCTCGACGACCACCTGATCGTGGCGCTCCTGATCGTCCTCGCCCCCTTCGGCATCTTCCATAGGTCCTGGCAGAAGAAGGTGATGGGGCTTGAGGCGGCTATCCCCGAATTTCTCAACCGCCTCTCCGGGATAAACCAGGTGGGCCTGACGCTCGCGCAGGCGATCACGATCGTGGTGAAGGCCGACCTCGGGATCCTGACCTACGAGATCCGGAAAGTCAAACGCGACATCGAATGGGGCGCGAGCGTCCAGGATGCGCTCGTGCGGTTCGAGGAACGGATACGCACCCCCACCATCGCGCGTGCGGTCACCCTGATCACGACGGCGAGCCGGATGACCGGGAACATCGGGGAGGTCCTCAACATCGCCGCACGCGACGCGGCGATGTCGGAGACCCTCAAGCGCGAGCGGCAGGGGGAGATGTTCATCTACGTCGCCATCGTCTACCTGGTCTTCACGGTCTTCATCTTCGTCGTGGCCGTCATCCAGTCCCAGTTCCTCACCGTGCTCGCCGGGGTCGACGCACCGGCCGCCGCCGGGATCTCCGGCAGTTTCACGTTTGGGAACGCTCCCATCGCGACCTTCGAGCGTCTTCTCTTCCACGCCTGCCTCATCCAGGCGCTCTTCTCGGGCCTGATCGCCGGGGAGATGGGAGAGGGGTCGCTCCGGGCGGGGGTCAAACATGCGGCCGCGATGGTCGGCATCGCGTTCGTGATCTTCACCATATTCCTGTAA
- a CDS encoding alpha/beta hydrolase gives MSRKPEGGASGGSPAGKGEPVPLGDELLLIRGERSFLLVGKAGSRFPLCIETPDDEYCLAVDPDDLVAVSMPEGGPVEQARMMLELVRRYHIPLVVLPKDHPGSKRLSMVVSVAPEIHLSCDIRRGTHPEQHLLCSSGELTGLSLAGIPGGVLLKHLPDGAMVRYLDAENSSADKQQ, from the coding sequence ATGTCGAGGAAGCCTGAAGGCGGCGCGTCCGGGGGCTCTCCCGCAGGAAAGGGGGAGCCTGTCCCCCTCGGCGACGAACTCCTCCTCATCCGGGGGGAGCGCTCTTTTCTGCTCGTCGGGAAAGCCGGTTCCCGGTTTCCCCTCTGCATCGAGACCCCCGACGACGAGTACTGCCTCGCGGTCGACCCCGACGATCTGGTCGCCGTCTCGATGCCCGAGGGCGGCCCGGTCGAGCAGGCCCGCATGATGCTTGAGCTGGTCCGGCGATACCATATCCCGCTCGTCGTCCTCCCTAAAGATCATCCGGGATCGAAAAGGTTATCGATGGTCGTCTCGGTCGCCCCGGAGATCCACCTCTCCTGCGATATCCGGCGGGGGACCCACCCCGAGCAGCACCTCCTCTGCTCTTCGGGGGAATTGACCGGACTCTCGCTTGCCGGGATTCCCGGGGGCGTTCTCTTAAAACACCTCCCCGATGGGGCGATGGTCAGGTATCTGGATGCGGAGAACTCCTCAGCGGACAAACAACAATAA
- a CDS encoding V-type ATPase subunit subunit G family protein: MKTDVLKSIRETEEEYQAMIRDAQAARKKSLADAEQEAESLVLKAQSDAGDYRNQRLVEARAEARRRYEGIVKEGEARADTLKQQGNKNLARAVDAVVARFKEQVHVKA, translated from the coding sequence ATGAAGACCGATGTCCTGAAGAGCATCAGGGAAACTGAAGAAGAGTATCAGGCGATGATCCGTGATGCGCAGGCCGCGAGGAAGAAGAGCCTTGCGGATGCCGAGCAGGAGGCTGAGAGCCTGGTCCTGAAGGCACAGAGTGATGCCGGGGATTACAGGAATCAGCGTCTCGTGGAGGCACGGGCAGAAGCCCGGCGCAGATACGAAGGGATCGTCAAGGAGGGTGAAGCGCGCGCAGATACCCTGAAACAGCAGGGGAACAAGAACCTTGCACGAGCCGTGGACGCTGTCGTCGCACGGTTTAAGGAGCAGGTGCATGTTAAGGCCTGA
- a CDS encoding V-type ATP synthase subunit I — MLRPERMRRLLIAAPKGEIETIIRELYRHNVYHIEDFVPESSSPEALSIGHPLPEASDAASALIKVRVIENACGIDPENVETRTKLPASKVRAMIRTDLPAIQKEAEDLIASRSRLEARQKEHEQRVKELEPFAAVPLDLELYRGYLRFTVFTGHITHDVVIDVPHEKYFSDKVDGNMIVVMVQNEHREQVERTLLDAGFQAIPVPDETGSPDERRKAHAEEARRLGDEIAAVNGKIAGIRERHADFLVACDELLTADVERAEAPLRFATTEETFITEGWVPEDRADRIQEALERATNGRIYIEKMEVEDDTAVPVEYQNPSFASPTQMLMDVYARPRYSEIDPTLMVAIVFPIFFGMILGDVGYGAILLGLSLGLRKFLKGDGAKNLLNVLGVASISSIIFGVLYSEFLGFSLPWAPLIFSRHLNIGGHAGGHGPQVAELMILAIWIGILHITLGRILGMLNARRLYHGRHATKAVIANAGWLGAMWGIILIIWAFYALPMMPDLTGSAITLPLGVVLLVGGVIGIAQENALEIVEIPTIISHVLSYARLVAVGLSSVAIAMVVNYIAIGMMIEPQLEAITPVGVILIIVGILVFLMGHMLNTALGLLGGGLHSIRLHYVEFFTKFYKGGGKKYNPFGMKSKFTEE; from the coding sequence ATGTTAAGGCCTGAACGGATGCGCCGGCTGCTCATCGCGGCCCCGAAGGGTGAGATCGAGACCATCATCAGAGAGCTCTACCGCCACAACGTCTACCACATCGAGGACTTTGTACCGGAGAGCTCGTCTCCTGAGGCGCTCTCGATCGGCCACCCGTTACCGGAGGCAAGCGATGCGGCTTCGGCGCTCATTAAGGTCAGAGTAATCGAGAATGCGTGCGGGATAGACCCGGAGAACGTAGAAACCAGAACAAAGCTCCCTGCGTCGAAAGTCAGGGCGATGATCCGGACGGATCTTCCCGCCATCCAGAAGGAGGCCGAGGATCTTATCGCTTCGCGCTCGAGACTGGAGGCGCGGCAGAAGGAGCACGAGCAGCGCGTAAAGGAGCTTGAACCGTTTGCCGCGGTTCCCCTGGATCTGGAGCTCTACCGCGGATACCTGCGGTTTACCGTCTTTACCGGTCATATCACGCACGATGTCGTCATCGACGTCCCCCACGAGAAATATTTTTCCGACAAGGTGGACGGCAACATGATCGTCGTCATGGTGCAAAACGAGCACCGCGAGCAGGTCGAGCGGACCCTTCTCGACGCCGGGTTCCAGGCGATCCCGGTTCCGGACGAGACAGGTTCTCCCGACGAGCGCCGGAAAGCCCATGCAGAAGAGGCCCGGCGGCTCGGTGACGAGATTGCTGCGGTCAACGGAAAGATTGCAGGGATCCGCGAGAGGCACGCCGACTTCCTGGTAGCATGCGATGAACTACTCACGGCTGACGTAGAGCGGGCGGAAGCCCCGTTGCGGTTTGCTACCACGGAAGAGACCTTCATCACCGAAGGCTGGGTGCCTGAAGACCGGGCCGACAGGATCCAGGAAGCACTGGAGAGAGCGACGAACGGCCGGATCTACATCGAGAAGATGGAAGTCGAGGACGACACCGCGGTTCCGGTGGAGTACCAGAACCCGTCGTTCGCCTCGCCGACGCAGATGCTCATGGACGTCTATGCGCGGCCCCGCTACTCCGAGATCGATCCGACGCTGATGGTAGCCATCGTGTTCCCCATCTTCTTCGGCATGATCCTCGGCGACGTGGGCTACGGAGCCATCCTGCTTGGACTGAGCCTTGGGCTGCGGAAATTCCTGAAGGGCGACGGCGCAAAAAACCTCCTCAACGTGCTCGGTGTCGCAAGCATCTCAAGTATCATCTTCGGCGTACTCTACAGTGAGTTCCTGGGATTCTCGCTCCCGTGGGCGCCGCTGATCTTCTCCCGACACCTCAACATAGGAGGCCACGCGGGAGGGCACGGCCCGCAGGTAGCCGAACTCATGATCCTCGCGATCTGGATCGGTATTCTGCACATCACGCTCGGGCGCATCCTCGGGATGCTCAATGCACGGAGACTCTATCACGGGAGACACGCAACAAAGGCGGTCATCGCGAACGCCGGCTGGCTCGGCGCCATGTGGGGTATCATCCTCATCATCTGGGCGTTCTATGCCCTGCCGATGATGCCCGACCTGACAGGTTCCGCTATTACCCTTCCGCTGGGCGTCGTACTCCTCGTTGGAGGCGTCATCGGAATCGCTCAGGAGAATGCGCTTGAGATCGTCGAGATCCCGACGATCATCAGCCACGTGTTATCCTACGCCCGTCTTGTGGCGGTGGGCTTATCCTCGGTCGCAATCGCGATGGTGGTCAACTACATCGCGATCGGCATGATGATCGAGCCCCAGCTTGAAGCGATCACCCCGGTCGGCGTGATCCTCATCATCGTCGGCATTCTCGTCTTCCTGATGGGGCACATGCTGAACACGGCACTCGGCCTCCTCGGTGGCGGTCTGCACTCGATTCGTCTTCACTATGTTGAGTTCTTCACCAAGTTCTACAAAGGTGGAGGCAAAAAGTACAATCCATTCGGTATGAAATCGAAGTTTACGGAGGAATAA
- a CDS encoding ATPase — protein sequence MVDFGTAELTLEMIQASQLGMRAVGAGLAVGLTGVGTGLAEMGIGAAAVGATAENRDMFGLALLFTVIPETIVIFGLVVALLLLF from the coding sequence ATGGTAGATTTTGGCACAGCAGAACTGACCCTTGAAATGATTCAGGCATCGCAGTTGGGAATGAGAGCAGTCGGCGCAGGCCTCGCAGTAGGTCTGACCGGTGTCGGCACCGGCCTTGCTGAGATGGGTATCGGTGCGGCCGCAGTCGGTGCAACCGCAGAGAACAGGGACATGTTTGGTCTCGCACTGCTCTTCACGGTCATTCCGGAAACCATCGTCATCTTCGGTCTTGTGGTTGCACTGCTGCTTCTGTTCTGA
- a CDS encoding V-type ATP synthase subunit E family protein: MGLEAVVNEIREKGRREVEAIRAEGRADVEEILKDAQARAAGIKSSANEEAERTAAYLINQEASAANLVVKRQVLNAQKTLLDQVYSASLAAVGDLPAEFHEKALTELLKRAAKEIKKGVVHVNERDTAVVEKILGQTKSLSGYSVGKPAAIPGGIIVESIDGALQIDYSYRTFLDEIWESGLKDASEILFT, translated from the coding sequence ATGGGACTCGAAGCAGTTGTCAACGAGATCCGGGAGAAAGGGCGAAGGGAGGTCGAGGCGATCCGGGCAGAGGGCCGGGCCGACGTCGAGGAGATCCTGAAGGACGCACAGGCCCGCGCCGCCGGGATCAAGTCTTCGGCAAACGAGGAGGCAGAGCGGACGGCCGCCTACCTCATCAACCAGGAGGCCTCGGCAGCAAACCTCGTCGTCAAGCGACAGGTCTTGAACGCCCAGAAGACGCTCCTCGATCAGGTCTATTCGGCCTCGCTCGCCGCTGTCGGTGATCTGCCTGCTGAGTTCCACGAAAAGGCGCTCACAGAGCTGTTGAAGAGAGCGGCAAAGGAGATCAAGAAGGGTGTCGTCCATGTGAACGAGCGGGATACGGCGGTCGTCGAGAAGATCCTCGGCCAGACCAAGTCCCTCTCGGGCTACAGCGTGGGCAAGCCGGCCGCGATCCCCGGCGGTATCATCGTCGAGAGCATCGACGGCGCTCTGCAGATCGACTACAGTTACCGCACGTTCCTGGACGAGATCTGGGAATCCGGCCTGAAGGACGCGTCAGAGATCCTGTTTACATGA
- a CDS encoding V-type ATP synthase subunit C codes for MAGISSSGSALYIYACTRMRVRRSQLIPREDYLRMLNMSLPEITRFIGETNYRSEIDELGTSFSGIDLVEVALSWNLAKEYQSILELMPGDLKYFTASYLRRWDIQNIVTLLRGKMQGMRPGKIKEVLVPAGRLDRVVLDRLVAEDSPERVVEALRGERFYPTLERELPRAVETGSFAHLENELYKGYYARLIADATGGLKGGDVFLKYIELEIDIRNIQNLFRLRASHVHEDVRELMISGGSFKVEELQRLSGLEDRDEFIDALKRQVRMVPLLNALEEIRGRTALHQVEVALTKVQLDQMERMSKRYPFSILPVIVYLEEKKYEVANLRALARGKEAGLPGERLQGYLVM; via the coding sequence ATGGCAGGGATAAGTAGTAGCGGATCGGCCCTGTATATCTACGCCTGCACCCGCATGCGGGTGCGGAGATCGCAGCTGATACCGCGCGAGGACTATCTCCGCATGCTGAATATGAGCCTGCCTGAGATCACCCGGTTCATCGGCGAGACCAACTACCGGTCCGAGATCGATGAACTCGGCACCTCCTTCTCCGGTATCGACCTCGTTGAGGTGGCCCTGAGCTGGAACCTCGCGAAAGAGTACCAGAGCATCCTGGAGCTCATGCCGGGAGACCTGAAGTACTTCACGGCGAGTTACCTGCGCCGCTGGGATATCCAGAACATCGTCACCCTCTTGCGCGGCAAGATGCAGGGGATGCGGCCGGGCAAGATCAAGGAGGTCCTGGTCCCGGCCGGCAGGCTTGACAGGGTCGTCCTCGACCGTCTGGTGGCCGAAGACTCGCCCGAGCGGGTCGTCGAAGCCCTCAGGGGCGAGCGGTTCTATCCGACTCTCGAGCGGGAACTCCCGCGCGCGGTGGAGACCGGATCGTTTGCTCATCTCGAGAACGAGCTCTACAAAGGCTACTACGCGCGGCTGATCGCCGACGCCACGGGAGGCCTCAAGGGCGGGGACGTGTTCCTGAAGTACATCGAGCTTGAGATCGATATCCGGAACATTCAGAACCTCTTCCGCCTGCGGGCGAGCCACGTCCACGAGGACGTCAGGGAACTGATGATCAGTGGCGGCTCGTTCAAGGTGGAGGAACTGCAGCGGCTCTCGGGACTTGAGGATCGGGACGAGTTCATCGACGCTCTGAAGCGGCAGGTGAGGATGGTCCCGCTCCTGAACGCACTCGAGGAGATCCGGGGCAGGACCGCCCTCCACCAGGTCGAGGTCGCCCTGACCAAGGTGCAGCTTGACCAGATGGAGCGGATGTCGAAGCGGTATCCGTTCTCGATCCTTCCGGTCATCGTTTACCTGGAAGAGAAGAAGTACGAAGTCGCGAACCTTCGCGCCCTCGCCCGGGGCAAGGAAGCCGGCCTCCCCGGTGAGCGGTTACAGGGCTACCTGGTGATGTAG
- a CDS encoding V-type ATP synthase subunit F, which translates to MEIAVVGTGEFILGFRLAGVRKTYAAETDERLVEHINRVLEDKDVGILVLKGSDMERIPMRLRTTLENSVKPTVIAIGGDEGGLSMRERIKRSVGVDLWK; encoded by the coding sequence ATGGAGATCGCAGTTGTCGGTACCGGTGAATTCATCCTCGGGTTCCGGCTTGCGGGGGTCAGGAAGACCTACGCGGCCGAGACCGACGAGCGGCTGGTCGAGCACATCAACCGGGTGCTGGAAGACAAAGACGTCGGCATCCTCGTGCTGAAGGGCAGCGACATGGAGCGGATCCCCATGCGGCTTCGCACCACCCTTGAGAACTCCGTCAAACCAACGGTGATCGCGATTGGCGGAGACGAGGGCGGCCTGTCGATGAGAGAGAGAATCAAGAGATCGGTGGGTGTTGATCTGTGGAAGTAA
- a CDS encoding ATP synthase subunit A produces MEKGKENRTQGVLKRISGPVVTAVGLDAHMYDVVKVGTEELMGEVIKIQGENIIIQVYEDTAGIRPGEPVSNTGLSLAVELGPGLLTSIYDGIQRPLEVLMDKMGNFIERGVSAPGLSHETKWEFVPTVKAGDVVGPGDILGTVQETNIVHKVMVPPRMKGGKIKKISAGNFTVDETICVLEDGTEITMLQRWPVRVPRPVKEKLNPDIPLITGQRILDGLFPIAKGGTAAIPGPFGSGKTVTQQQLAKWSDAEIVVYIGCGERGNEMTEVLTEFPELEDPKTGKPLMERTVLIANTSNMPVAAREASVYTGITIAEYFRDMGYDVSLMADSTSRWAEAMREISSRLEEMPGEEGYPAYLAARLSEFYERAGRVINRNGTSGSVSVIGAVSPPGGDFSEPVTQNTLRIVKVFWALDAKLSQRRHFPAINWLNSYSLYLDALGDWYDREVSPEWNPLRSWAMGVLQKEAELQEIVQLVGSDALPDEEQVTIEVARMIREIFLQQNAYDAVDTYCSMAKQYDMMKAIKYYADLARTAQAGGATPAQVIGIKSRNELPQIKFIKDYEPELEKILKAMNAEFEAMRTA; encoded by the coding sequence ATGGAGAAAGGAAAAGAAAACAGGACTCAGGGAGTCCTGAAGAGGATTTCAGGGCCGGTCGTCACTGCTGTCGGTCTCGACGCACACATGTACGACGTGGTGAAGGTCGGTACTGAGGAACTGATGGGGGAGGTCATCAAGATCCAGGGTGAGAACATCATCATCCAGGTCTATGAAGACACCGCCGGTATCAGACCCGGTGAGCCGGTATCGAACACCGGCCTCTCGCTCGCAGTCGAACTCGGGCCCGGCCTGCTGACCAGTATCTACGACGGGATCCAGCGGCCGCTCGAGGTGCTCATGGACAAGATGGGCAACTTCATCGAGCGCGGCGTCTCGGCTCCCGGCCTCTCCCACGAGACGAAGTGGGAGTTCGTCCCCACCGTGAAGGCGGGCGACGTCGTCGGCCCCGGGGACATCCTCGGCACGGTTCAGGAGACGAACATCGTTCACAAGGTCATGGTTCCTCCCCGCATGAAGGGCGGCAAGATCAAGAAGATCTCGGCCGGCAACTTCACGGTGGACGAGACTATCTGTGTCCTTGAGGACGGCACCGAGATCACGATGCTCCAGCGCTGGCCGGTCCGTGTGCCCCGCCCCGTGAAGGAGAAGCTGAACCCGGACATCCCGCTGATCACCGGTCAGCGGATCCTGGACGGTCTCTTCCCCATCGCAAAGGGCGGCACGGCGGCCATCCCCGGCCCGTTCGGGAGCGGCAAGACGGTCACCCAGCAGCAGCTTGCGAAGTGGTCCGATGCCGAGATCGTCGTCTACATCGGCTGCGGCGAGCGCGGCAACGAGATGACCGAGGTTCTGACGGAGTTCCCCGAACTGGAGGACCCGAAGACCGGCAAGCCGCTGATGGAGCGGACGGTCCTGATCGCGAACACCTCGAACATGCCGGTCGCGGCCCGTGAAGCATCCGTCTACACGGGGATCACGATCGCCGAGTACTTCAGAGACATGGGCTACGACGTCTCCCTGATGGCCGACTCCACCTCCCGGTGGGCTGAGGCCATGCGTGAGATCTCGAGCCGTCTTGAAGAGATGCCCGGTGAGGAAGGATACCCCGCATACCTTGCGGCGCGCCTCTCGGAGTTCTACGAGCGTGCAGGCCGCGTGATCAACAGGAACGGCACGAGCGGTTCGGTCTCCGTCATCGGTGCGGTCTCTCCGCCCGGTGGTGACTTCTCCGAGCCCGTCACCCAGAACACCCTGCGTATCGTCAAGGTCTTCTGGGCACTGGACGCGAAGCTCTCCCAGCGCCGGCACTTCCCGGCGATCAACTGGCTGAACTCCTACTCGCTGTACCTCGACGCCCTCGGCGACTGGTACGACCGCGAGGTCTCGCCCGAGTGGAACCCCCTGCGGTCCTGGGCGATGGGTGTCCTCCAGAAGGAAGCCGAACTCCAGGAGATCGTCCAGCTGGTCGGTTCCGACGCGCTCCCCGACGAGGAGCAGGTCACCATCGAGGTGGCCAGGATGATCCGTGAGATCTTCCTGCAGCAGAACGCCTACGACGCGGTGGACACCTACTGCTCGATGGCCAAGCAGTACGACATGATGAAGGCGATCAAGTACTACGCCGACCTTGCCCGGACCGCCCAGGCGGGCGGAGCGACCCCGGCACAGGTCATCGGCATCAAGAGCAGGAACGAGCTCCCGCAGATCAAGTTCATCAAGGACTACGAGCCTGAGCTTGAGAAGATCCTGAAGGCCATGAATGCTGAATTCGAAGCGATGAGGACGGCGTGA
- a CDS encoding ATP synthase subunit B, whose product MKEYRTVAQIAGPLVFVEKTEPVGYNELVNIVTADGTQKRGQVLDTSDEIVVVQVFETTAGIGRDSGIRFTGETIKMPVGREMLGRILSGGGKPIDGGPEIVPEKRLEITGAAINPYARASPADFIQTGISTIDGTNTLVRGQKLPIFSASGLPHNDVALQIARQAKVPGSTEEFAVVFAAMGITREEANHFMADFEKTGALERAVVFLNLADDPAVERIITPRLALTTAEYLAFELGYHVLVVLTDMTNYCEALRQIGAAREEVPGRRGYPGYMYTDLANIYERAGIIKGVKGSVTQIPILTMPGDDITHPIPDLTGYITEGQIVVNRELHRKGIYPPINVLPSLSRLMNLGIGKGHTREDHKKVSDQLYAAYAEGNDLRGLVAIVGKDALSERDRMFLEFADLFEDRFVRQGLYEDRSIEGTLDLGWDLLSTLPEEQLVRIDRELIQKYHPKYRKKAQG is encoded by the coding sequence ATGAAGGAATACAGAACGGTTGCACAGATTGCCGGCCCCCTGGTCTTCGTCGAGAAGACGGAGCCGGTGGGCTACAACGAGCTCGTCAACATCGTGACCGCCGACGGCACGCAGAAGCGCGGCCAGGTGCTGGACACGAGCGACGAGATCGTGGTCGTCCAGGTCTTCGAGACCACTGCCGGTATCGGCAGGGACTCGGGGATCCGCTTCACCGGCGAGACGATCAAGATGCCGGTCGGAAGAGAGATGCTCGGACGTATCCTCTCCGGCGGCGGCAAGCCGATCGACGGCGGCCCGGAGATCGTGCCCGAGAAGAGGCTCGAGATCACCGGCGCGGCCATCAACCCCTACGCCCGTGCGTCCCCTGCGGACTTCATCCAGACGGGTATCTCGACGATCGACGGGACGAACACCCTGGTCCGGGGGCAGAAGCTCCCGATCTTCTCCGCCTCCGGTCTGCCCCACAACGATGTGGCGCTGCAGATCGCGCGGCAGGCGAAGGTGCCCGGCTCGACCGAAGAGTTCGCCGTGGTCTTTGCGGCCATGGGTATCACCCGTGAAGAGGCCAACCACTTCATGGCCGACTTTGAGAAGACGGGCGCCCTCGAGCGGGCAGTCGTCTTCTTAAACCTTGCCGACGACCCGGCCGTCGAGCGGATCATCACGCCGCGTCTCGCGCTCACCACGGCCGAGTACCTGGCGTTCGAACTCGGCTACCACGTGCTCGTCGTCCTGACGGACATGACCAACTACTGCGAGGCGCTCCGTCAGATCGGTGCGGCCCGTGAGGAAGTGCCCGGCCGGCGTGGCTATCCGGGTTACATGTACACGGACCTTGCAAACATCTACGAGCGTGCCGGTATCATCAAGGGCGTCAAGGGCTCTGTGACCCAGATCCCGATCCTGACGATGCCCGGCGACGATATCACCCACCCGATCCCGGACCTGACCGGTTACATCACCGAAGGCCAGATCGTGGTCAACCGTGAGCTGCACCGGAAGGGTATCTACCCGCCGATCAACGTGCTGCCCTCGCTCTCCCGTCTGATGAACCTCGGTATCGGGAAGGGGCACACCCGCGAGGACCACAAGAAGGTCTCCGATCAGCTCTACGCGGCGTATGCCGAGGGTAACGATCTCCGGGGCCTGGTCGCCATCGTCGGCAAAGACGCGCTCTCGGAGCGCGACCGGATGTTCCTTGAGTTCGCCGACCTCTTCGAGGACCGGTTCGTCCGGCAGGGACTCTACGAGGACCGGTCGATCGAGGGAACTCTCGATCTCGGCTGGGACCTCCTCTCGACGCTGCCCGAAGAGCAGCTCGTCCGTATCGACCGCGAACTGATCCAGAAGTATCACCCGAAGTACCGGAAGAAGGCACAGGGGTAA
- a CDS encoding V-type ATP synthase subunit D has protein sequence MALRDIKPTRSELINVKRRIKLSERGYNILKMKRDGLILEFFKVLQQAKDSRGAMLERYTHAMEMIALAETVEGAIGVKAAAFSTADVPSISLKSKNIMGVVVPQIEASSVRKGVLDRGYGMLGTSAVIDETAEAFEDLLEAIIEAAEIETTMKRLLDEIESTKRRVNALEFKVIPELSEARDFIKMRLDEMEREELFRLKKIKARSA, from the coding sequence ATGGCGCTGCGAGATATCAAGCCGACCCGATCTGAGCTGATCAACGTCAAGCGGCGGATCAAGCTCTCGGAGCGCGGCTACAACATCTTAAAGATGAAGCGCGATGGGCTGATCCTGGAGTTCTTCAAGGTGCTGCAGCAGGCCAAAGACAGCCGCGGCGCGATGCTGGAGCGGTATACGCATGCGATGGAGATGATCGCCCTCGCGGAGACCGTCGAAGGCGCGATCGGGGTGAAGGCCGCCGCCTTCTCGACGGCGGACGTCCCCTCGATCTCCTTAAAGAGCAAGAACATCATGGGCGTCGTCGTCCCGCAGATCGAGGCATCCTCGGTCCGGAAGGGCGTGCTTGACCGCGGTTACGGGATGCTCGGCACATCTGCCGTCATCGACGAGACCGCGGAGGCGTTCGAGGACCTGCTTGAGGCGATCATCGAGGCGGCGGAGATCGAGACGACCATGAAGCGGCTGCTCGACGAGATCGAGAGCACCAAGCGGCGCGTGAACGCGCTCGAGTTCAAGGTGATCCCGGAGCTCTCCGAGGCCAGAGATTTCATCAAGATGCGTCTTGATGAGATGGAACGTGAGGAGCTCTTCCGCCTGAAAAAGATTAAGGCCCGGAGCGCCTGA